A stretch of Leucobacter aridicollis DNA encodes these proteins:
- a CDS encoding NADPH-dependent F420 reductase, translated as MTTFTIFGTGNMATAIAGVLTSGGATVAHIGSADTGAKVQGDVVILAVPYPAIADIVASHGDQLAGKVVVDITNPLNFETFDELVVPAGSSAAAELQRALPAAKVLKAFNTNFAATLASGTVGETQTTVLVAGDDAEAKAALAAAVTAGGLAAIDAGSLKRAHELEAIGFLQLTLAAGEKISWAGGFAVNN; from the coding sequence ATGACCACTTTCACAATCTTCGGCACGGGCAACATGGCAACCGCAATCGCGGGCGTGCTTACCTCGGGCGGCGCCACCGTCGCACACATCGGCTCCGCGGACACGGGGGCCAAGGTCCAGGGCGACGTCGTGATCCTCGCCGTCCCGTACCCGGCAATCGCCGACATCGTCGCGAGCCACGGCGACCAGCTCGCGGGCAAGGTCGTCGTGGACATCACCAACCCGTTGAACTTCGAGACCTTTGACGAGCTCGTCGTGCCAGCGGGCAGCTCGGCGGCGGCGGAATTGCAGCGCGCACTCCCTGCGGCGAAGGTGCTCAAGGCATTCAACACGAATTTCGCCGCCACCCTCGCGTCAGGCACGGTCGGCGAGACCCAGACCACGGTGCTTGTCGCGGGCGACGACGCGGAGGCGAAGGCCGCGCTTGCCGCAGCGGTCACCGCGGGAGGCCTCGCGGCCATTGACGCGGGCTCGCTGAAGCGCGCCCACGAACTCGAGGCGATCGGCTTCCTGCAGCTCACGCTCGCCGCTGGCGAGAAGATCTCGTGGGCCGGCGGCTTCGCCGTCAACAACTAA
- a CDS encoding MarR family winged helix-turn-helix transcriptional regulator translates to MSSSLSHPERVAVARLHAMLELLPTALDKRLGDAGVTAFEHTLLTALVEREARRMRLSELARTTNATLPRISRVATSLEKRGLIERAPCPEDGRATNAVLTAAGVATQQRSRELYDDAVRELVFAGLAQLPGDGVAQLTDLTLAVLTSLDPDHPRAAGATATQECAADPAPGSASEPTGEPSCAADPAPENLGA, encoded by the coding sequence ATGAGCTCTTCCCTCTCGCACCCCGAACGCGTTGCGGTCGCGCGCCTGCACGCGATGCTCGAGCTGCTCCCGACGGCACTCGACAAACGGCTGGGCGATGCGGGCGTCACCGCATTCGAGCACACCCTGCTCACCGCGCTCGTCGAACGCGAAGCGCGGCGCATGCGGCTCAGCGAGCTCGCCCGAACCACCAACGCCACGCTCCCCCGTATCTCGCGGGTGGCGACCTCCCTTGAAAAGCGCGGGCTCATCGAGCGCGCCCCGTGCCCCGAAGACGGGCGGGCGACAAACGCGGTGCTCACCGCAGCCGGGGTCGCAACCCAACAGCGCTCGCGAGAGCTCTACGACGACGCGGTCCGCGAACTCGTCTTTGCCGGGCTCGCGCAGCTCCCTGGCGACGGCGTCGCGCAGCTCACCGACCTGACGCTCGCCGTGCTGACGAGCCTCGATCCTGACCACCCGCGCGCGGCGGGCGCGACAGCCACACAGGAGTGTGCCGCAGACCCGGCCCCTGGCTCCGCTTCCGAGCCCACCGGCGAGCCCAGCTGCGCCGCAGACCCAGCTCCTGAGAACCTAGGCGCATGA
- a CDS encoding class I SAM-dependent methyltransferase has product MSTSDYLAANQANWDDRAPLHAARDGSGYGVARYLNDPAALSDVVTFDLPLLGDIAGLTAVHLQCHIGTDTISLARLGATVTGLDFSRESIAEARKLASEAGDAVEFVESDVHLALDALPPEAFDLVYTGIGALCWLPRVQDWAKVVAGLLAPGGTLHLREAHPILWAMDESVTTDLALRYPYFEHVEPLEWDDAETYVDTPTALTATKTYEWNHSLGEIVTALLETGLRVEALVEHQSVPWEALPGQMTLGDDGEWRLTDRAGVVPLSYTLRAVKPA; this is encoded by the coding sequence ATGAGCACATCGGACTACCTCGCCGCGAACCAAGCGAACTGGGACGACCGCGCGCCCCTGCACGCCGCCCGCGACGGCTCGGGGTACGGCGTCGCCAGGTACCTCAACGACCCCGCGGCACTGTCGGACGTCGTCACCTTCGACCTCCCGCTCCTCGGCGACATTGCGGGGCTCACCGCCGTGCACCTGCAGTGCCACATCGGCACCGACACGATCTCGCTCGCCCGCCTCGGCGCCACCGTCACCGGCCTCGACTTCTCGCGCGAGTCAATCGCCGAGGCCCGCAAGCTCGCCTCCGAGGCTGGCGACGCCGTCGAGTTCGTGGAGTCCGACGTCCACCTCGCGCTCGACGCGCTGCCTCCCGAGGCGTTCGACCTCGTCTACACCGGAATCGGGGCGCTCTGCTGGCTGCCGCGCGTCCAGGACTGGGCCAAGGTCGTAGCCGGACTGCTTGCGCCCGGCGGCACGCTGCATCTCCGCGAGGCACACCCGATCCTCTGGGCGATGGACGAGTCAGTCACCACCGACCTCGCCCTGCGCTACCCCTACTTCGAGCACGTCGAACCGCTCGAGTGGGACGACGCCGAGACCTACGTGGACACCCCGACGGCACTGACCGCAACGAAAACCTACGAGTGGAACCACTCGCTCGGCGAGATCGTCACAGCGCTACTCGAGACCGGGCTGCGGGTCGAGGCGCTCGTCGAGCACCAGAGCGTGCCGTGGGAGGCGCTGCCGGGCCAAATGACGCTCGGAGACGACGGCGAGTGGCGACTGACGGACCGCGCCGGGGTGGTGCCGCTGAGCTACACGCTGCGCGCGGTGAAGCCGGCCTAG
- a CDS encoding type I restriction endonuclease, protein MSTEIRERLNSLASKLEQQRGSIETEEATKNAFVMPFISLVLGYDVFNPNEVIPEFTADVGTKKGEKVDYAIVKDGEVQILIECKHVGAPLNIKHASQLFRYFAVTTARIALLTNGDEYQFFTDLDAPNKMDEKPFLVVKVSDFDSALLPEINKLAKDAFDLDSIINAAEELKYVGEFKRVLSSQFADPDTDWVKFLTARVYEGSFTQKVREQFTGLVQKAMKQFLNDRVNDRLKAALGNQPLQLDDASVSSPEASAHVAEASAEAASDAREGIETTLEEIEGYQIVRAIVCSEVAPSRIFQRDNKSYFGILLDDNNRKPIARLWFNTSQKYLGVFDAEKNETRQPIESLDEIYRFADDLRRTVQGYEGGK, encoded by the coding sequence ATGTCCACCGAAATTCGAGAGCGCCTTAACAGCCTTGCATCCAAGCTCGAGCAGCAGCGAGGAAGCATCGAGACTGAGGAAGCTACGAAGAACGCATTCGTAATGCCATTTATTTCTCTCGTGCTTGGCTACGACGTTTTCAACCCGAACGAGGTCATTCCGGAGTTCACGGCCGATGTGGGTACCAAGAAGGGAGAAAAGGTCGACTACGCAATTGTGAAAGATGGTGAGGTGCAGATCCTCATCGAGTGCAAACATGTCGGCGCACCCTTAAACATCAAACACGCGTCGCAATTGTTCCGCTACTTCGCCGTCACCACTGCCCGCATTGCTTTGCTTACGAACGGCGACGAGTACCAGTTCTTCACCGACCTTGACGCTCCCAACAAGATGGACGAGAAGCCCTTTCTCGTCGTTAAAGTATCCGATTTCGACTCCGCACTGCTTCCAGAGATCAACAAACTCGCTAAGGACGCATTTGATCTGGACTCGATCATCAATGCGGCCGAGGAGCTGAAGTATGTTGGCGAGTTTAAGCGCGTCCTTTCCTCCCAGTTCGCCGACCCCGACACAGATTGGGTCAAATTCCTCACCGCTCGAGTGTACGAAGGCTCGTTCACGCAAAAGGTCCGCGAACAGTTCACCGGTCTAGTACAAAAGGCAATGAAGCAGTTCCTCAATGACCGCGTCAACGACCGCCTCAAAGCCGCGCTGGGCAACCAACCTCTCCAGCTCGACGACGCATCGGTGTCCTCCCCCGAAGCGAGCGCACACGTCGCGGAGGCTTCGGCAGAAGCCGCGAGCGACGCTCGCGAAGGCATCGAAACCACACTTGAAGAGATTGAGGGATATCAAATCGTTCGCGCGATTGTCTGCAGTGAAGTCGCTCCCTCGCGAATCTTCCAGCGCGACAACAAGTCTTACTTCGGGATCCTGCTCGATGACAACAACCGAAAACCCATTGCGCGTCTTTGGTTCAACACTTCCCAGAAATACCTGGGCGTCTTCGATGCCGAGAAGAATGAGACACGGCAACCCATCGAGTCACTCGACGAGATCTACCGCTTTGCGGACGATCTCAGACGGACCGTCCAAGGCTACGAGGGCGGTAAGTAG
- a CDS encoding thymidine kinase: MAKLHFRYAAMNAGKSVALLQVGHNYESLGKQILIVKPAVDSKGGDRVISRLGVERPVDFLWVDGESLPAEKARHDVILVDEAQFLSSRQVNELLDVAVRVGITVIAYGLRTDFRGDNFPGAARLLSVAHEIEEIRTLCRCGSKATMNLRKVSGMPVFDGDQVAIDDGSVEYESVCAACHQRERTAAGARWD; the protein is encoded by the coding sequence ATGGCAAAACTGCATTTCCGCTACGCGGCGATGAACGCTGGGAAGAGCGTCGCCCTCCTGCAAGTGGGGCACAACTACGAGTCGCTCGGCAAGCAGATTCTGATCGTGAAGCCCGCCGTTGACTCCAAGGGGGGAGACCGCGTGATCTCGCGGCTCGGCGTCGAGCGCCCCGTCGACTTCCTCTGGGTTGATGGCGAATCCCTTCCCGCAGAGAAGGCGCGGCACGACGTGATCCTCGTTGACGAGGCACAGTTCCTGTCGAGCCGTCAGGTCAATGAGCTGCTCGATGTGGCGGTTCGCGTTGGCATCACGGTCATTGCCTACGGGCTGCGCACAGACTTCCGTGGCGACAACTTCCCCGGGGCCGCGCGCCTCTTGAGTGTGGCGCACGAGATCGAGGAGATCCGTACGCTGTGCCGGTGCGGCTCGAAGGCGACGATGAACCTGCGCAAGGTTTCGGGCATGCCCGTGTTCGATGGCGACCAGGTCGCGATCGACGATGGCTCGGTCGAATACGAGTCGGTCTGTGCAGCCTGCCACCAGCGCGAGCGCACCGCGGCCGGCGCACGCTGGGACTAG
- a CDS encoding GNAT family N-acetyltransferase, translated as MPTLSPEYTVHWARGLDELPVRTFHDIAKLRQEVFVVEQDCVYLDLDGRDLEPTTEQFWVTYDPVVEVDHPTESPAERREPTVAATLRVLDEGGREPGMRAIGRVVTCPQHRGKALAAALMEAVLATHGAEPLVLEAQSHLTGWYGRFGFEVAGDEYLEDGIPHTPMRRG; from the coding sequence ATGCCCACTCTTTCACCCGAGTACACCGTCCACTGGGCCCGCGGTCTCGATGAGCTGCCGGTGCGCACGTTCCACGACATCGCGAAGCTGCGGCAGGAGGTCTTTGTCGTCGAGCAGGACTGCGTCTACCTCGATCTCGACGGCCGTGATCTCGAGCCAACAACCGAGCAGTTCTGGGTGACCTACGATCCCGTGGTCGAGGTCGATCATCCCACCGAGTCACCAGCCGAGCGCCGCGAACCGACCGTCGCGGCAACGCTGCGCGTGCTCGATGAGGGTGGGCGCGAGCCGGGGATGCGGGCAATCGGCCGCGTCGTGACGTGCCCGCAGCACCGAGGCAAAGCGCTCGCGGCCGCGCTCATGGAGGCGGTGCTCGCGACGCACGGCGCCGAACCGCTCGTGCTCGAGGCGCAGTCCCACCTCACCGGCTGGTACGGCAGGTTCGGGTTCGAAGTCGCTGGCGACGAATACCTCGAGGACGGCATTCCGCACACCCCGATGCGGCGCGGCTAG
- a CDS encoding aldehyde dehydrogenase family protein, with the protein MRDEQVNVVSVWESVAEAAHERVSAWESVSTAGGDGQHTPRGGLLGELATSPESLDFTRRLVDSLFGTSDAFTAAVGLRGVSRGELPESMPTRDRLLLRAGGVASLGLPWVVRPAARKNLLGRLPDVLLQLKLAGRMTALTEAIRAHRERGNSVLVALHGAQVFGESGGKREVERLLTLAAHPAVRELAFDPARLAPGADEWSIEADLTLAIERARPILEAALEHGVRLVIEPRDTIWAKRLTEFLTRAFGCSELDRLEVGVRLFAELPDSWETYAAIHRFARRRVADGGAPVDVVIGLGDVAAAERVASIQSGLPVAVIEDTTERTAQLLRLIEVALQPSRASVLRPVIATEDPLVAAATVAAATELGSDRLFGLQLRCGLAPGLAAALVNDEHGVPDVRLRLPVTPKGEYAEVLGYLVGLLAEAADPEPTHVSAEVFRDAIALAAEPPAASHRTQQRAREWDPTERDSALFYRAPDEPATHDTGGLTAAVLGLARNATGEVVLEAVAPQHAIPVVSRTGFANEPPTDGSLAANREWARGLLRQAGEIALRGERLDETIALTQADLDPDAAVTAAREAAQRWSDLRHEGRAVRLRRVALATAAARDRLITDLAASTGAPMRELDAAVNHIIDSARYAAQLADGLRVVRGATFVPDRLVLVVGDLTAPLATQAAAVLAVLGSGAGALWAVSPGMLDAATSCVEEWEVGGLTPGAVETVSVAGDEAFAELGASPHVDRAVVLGERELGRALARHRPDLRVEGHFTARGSVLVTPSAERERAIPDIIDSAFRGAQTSLGSTNMVVLLASVARSRGFRSALADAVRRLRVGDSARPLGDDPLAFDIGPLPAAPSAAGLAALTELAPGEEWLVAPEQLDDEGLLWRPGVRLGVAPGSPFWDDARGLPVIGISTAQLLGEAVSQQNAAGSGAVAAIQSWDDGEVRSWLAGIEAASVSVNRASSAARVERQPFGGWNDAVMGLPALGGGPHWLVAQGSWERRSGQRSDTLHLRGLAPEVALLIEAAQPALDYEDFDELRRAALADQLTWQTDLGAIADGIGLGIERNALRTAPVVVQVRLAEDGALAGLVRVLAAALLVRAPVAVSTGVVLPQAVSDLLASQGIDVSLERDEHWLERLAAEGPRGPGGSDAARVRLIGGERVRVAEWMGGLDRAALWAEPVTMAGPVELLTLLREQSISVRAERHGLAERAPGLDALLD; encoded by the coding sequence ATGAGAGACGAGCAGGTGAACGTCGTGTCGGTGTGGGAGTCTGTCGCAGAGGCCGCGCACGAGCGCGTCAGCGCCTGGGAGAGCGTGTCCACGGCCGGCGGTGACGGCCAGCACACGCCACGCGGCGGCCTGCTCGGTGAGCTCGCGACGAGCCCCGAAAGTCTCGACTTCACCCGCCGTCTCGTCGATTCGCTGTTCGGGACCTCCGACGCGTTTACCGCGGCCGTCGGGCTGCGCGGCGTCTCGCGGGGCGAACTGCCCGAGAGCATGCCAACGCGCGACAGGCTGCTGCTTCGCGCCGGCGGCGTCGCCTCGCTCGGGCTGCCGTGGGTTGTGCGGCCCGCGGCGCGCAAGAACCTCCTCGGCAGGCTTCCCGACGTGCTGCTCCAGCTCAAGCTCGCCGGGCGCATGACCGCGCTCACCGAGGCGATCCGGGCCCACCGGGAGCGGGGCAACTCGGTGCTCGTCGCGCTCCATGGCGCCCAGGTGTTCGGCGAGTCCGGCGGCAAGCGTGAGGTCGAACGCCTGCTCACCCTCGCGGCACACCCTGCCGTTCGGGAGCTCGCGTTTGATCCTGCGCGTCTCGCCCCTGGCGCCGACGAGTGGAGCATCGAGGCGGACCTCACGCTCGCGATCGAGCGGGCGCGCCCGATTCTCGAAGCGGCGCTCGAACACGGCGTGCGGCTCGTCATCGAGCCACGCGACACGATCTGGGCGAAGCGGCTGACTGAGTTTCTCACCCGCGCCTTCGGCTGCTCCGAACTCGACAGGCTCGAGGTCGGGGTGCGCCTCTTCGCTGAGCTCCCCGACTCGTGGGAAACCTATGCCGCGATCCACCGCTTCGCGCGCCGGCGGGTCGCCGACGGTGGCGCGCCCGTCGACGTCGTGATCGGACTCGGTGATGTCGCGGCGGCCGAGCGGGTCGCCTCGATCCAGAGCGGGTTGCCCGTCGCCGTCATCGAGGACACGACCGAGCGCACGGCCCAGCTTCTGCGGCTCATCGAGGTCGCGCTGCAGCCGAGCCGTGCGTCGGTGCTGCGACCGGTTATCGCCACAGAGGATCCGCTCGTCGCTGCGGCGACCGTCGCCGCTGCGACCGAGCTCGGCTCGGACAGGCTGTTCGGGCTCCAACTCAGGTGCGGTCTCGCGCCGGGGCTCGCCGCCGCGCTCGTGAACGACGAGCACGGCGTGCCGGATGTGCGACTGCGGTTGCCAGTCACCCCGAAGGGGGAGTACGCGGAGGTCCTTGGGTACCTCGTCGGGCTCCTCGCTGAGGCGGCCGATCCTGAACCGACCCACGTGTCCGCCGAGGTCTTCCGCGACGCCATCGCACTCGCCGCCGAACCGCCCGCGGCGAGCCACCGAACGCAGCAGCGCGCCCGCGAGTGGGATCCGACGGAGCGCGACAGCGCGCTCTTCTACCGCGCCCCCGACGAGCCGGCGACCCACGACACCGGCGGCCTGACCGCCGCCGTGCTCGGCCTGGCGCGCAACGCCACCGGCGAGGTCGTGCTCGAGGCCGTCGCGCCGCAGCACGCGATCCCGGTCGTCTCGCGCACCGGATTCGCGAACGAGCCGCCGACCGACGGCAGCCTTGCCGCGAACCGGGAGTGGGCCCGCGGGCTGCTCCGACAGGCCGGCGAGATCGCGCTGCGCGGCGAACGGCTCGACGAGACCATCGCGTTGACGCAGGCAGACCTCGATCCTGATGCCGCCGTGACCGCCGCGCGCGAGGCAGCGCAGCGCTGGTCGGACCTCCGGCACGAGGGCCGCGCCGTCAGGCTCCGCCGCGTCGCGCTCGCTACCGCGGCGGCCCGCGACCGCCTCATCACGGACCTCGCCGCGAGCACCGGCGCGCCGATGCGAGAGCTCGACGCCGCGGTCAACCACATCATCGACTCCGCTCGGTACGCCGCCCAGCTCGCTGACGGGCTCCGCGTGGTGCGCGGCGCGACGTTTGTGCCCGACAGGCTCGTACTCGTGGTCGGCGACCTCACGGCGCCGCTCGCGACCCAGGCCGCTGCGGTCCTTGCAGTGCTCGGCAGCGGCGCGGGCGCGCTCTGGGCCGTCTCGCCCGGCATGCTCGACGCGGCAACGTCCTGCGTCGAGGAGTGGGAGGTCGGCGGGCTCACCCCCGGCGCGGTCGAAACGGTGAGCGTCGCGGGCGACGAGGCGTTCGCCGAGCTCGGCGCGAGCCCGCACGTCGACCGCGCAGTCGTGCTCGGTGAGCGCGAGCTCGGTCGGGCGCTCGCCCGGCACCGCCCAGACCTCCGCGTCGAGGGCCACTTCACGGCGCGAGGTTCGGTGCTCGTCACCCCATCCGCCGAGCGGGAGCGGGCGATCCCCGACATTATCGACTCCGCCTTCCGCGGCGCGCAGACGTCGCTCGGCAGCACAAACATGGTCGTCCTGCTCGCGAGCGTCGCCCGTTCTCGGGGCTTCCGGAGCGCGCTCGCCGACGCCGTGCGGCGCCTCCGCGTCGGCGATTCGGCGCGACCGCTCGGCGACGACCCGCTCGCCTTCGATATCGGTCCGCTCCCCGCAGCCCCGAGTGCGGCAGGCCTCGCCGCGCTCACGGAACTCGCGCCGGGCGAGGAATGGCTCGTGGCCCCCGAGCAGCTCGACGACGAGGGGCTGCTGTGGCGGCCCGGAGTGCGACTCGGCGTGGCACCAGGGTCACCGTTCTGGGACGACGCCCGCGGGCTCCCCGTCATCGGGATCAGCACCGCCCAGCTGCTCGGCGAGGCAGTATCGCAGCAGAACGCCGCGGGCAGCGGTGCCGTCGCCGCCATCCAGTCGTGGGATGACGGCGAAGTCCGATCCTGGCTCGCGGGCATCGAGGCGGCCTCGGTGTCGGTGAACCGGGCGAGCAGCGCAGCACGGGTCGAGCGGCAGCCGTTCGGCGGCTGGAACGACGCGGTCATGGGGCTGCCAGCGCTCGGCGGCGGCCCGCACTGGCTCGTCGCGCAGGGATCCTGGGAGCGGCGCTCGGGGCAGCGCAGCGACACCCTGCACCTCAGGGGTCTCGCGCCTGAGGTCGCGCTGCTCATCGAGGCCGCGCAGCCCGCGCTCGACTACGAAGACTTCGATGAGCTCCGCAGGGCGGCGCTCGCCGACCAGCTCACCTGGCAGACGGACCTTGGCGCGATCGCCGATGGCATCGGGCTCGGGATTGAGCGCAACGCCCTCCGCACGGCCCCGGTCGTGGTGCAGGTGCGGCTGGCAGAGGACGGGGCGCTCGCCGGGCTCGTCAGGGTGCTCGCTGCCGCGCTGCTCGTGCGCGCACCCGTTGCGGTCTCGACTGGCGTCGTGCTGCCGCAGGCCGTCAGCGACCTTCTCGCCTCGCAGGGCATCGACGTCTCCCTCGAACGCGACGAGCACTGGCTTGAGCGGCTCGCAGCCGAGGGGCCGCGCGGCCCTGGTGGTTCTGACGCGGCGCGGGTGCGGCTCATCGGTGGCGAACGCGTTCGCGTTGCGGAATGGATGGGCGGGCTCGACCGGGCCGCCCTCTGGGCCGAGCCCGTGACGATGGCGGGCCCCGTCGAACTCCTGACGCTGCTGCGCGAGCAGTCGATTTCGGTGCGGGCGGAGCGGCACGGCCTCGCCGAGCGTGCGCCAGGCCTCGACGCGCTGCTCGATTAG
- a CDS encoding ABC transporter substrate-binding protein translates to MRLTSFRRSGIALAGLAAAALTLSACSSPAATDSGDEAKASYKIGVSQFVQHPALDAATAGFKQAFDDAGVDVEWDDQNANGDQATAVTIAQGFASSDLDLVLAVATPAAQTAAQAITDKPILFTAVTDAVEGQLVESNEAPGGNVTGTSDLAPFDAQLALLKEVAPGAKKVGIVYASGEVNSQVQVDAVTEAAGPLGLEVVTKTVTTANDIAAATEALGDVDAIYVPTDNMVVAGIASLVQVAEDKQIPVIGAEAGTVESGAVITLGIDYTKLGYQTGEMALKVLEGADPATMPVEVSNEFAYVVNEGAAERMGATIPEAILAEAEKVE, encoded by the coding sequence ATGCGACTGACCTCGTTCCGCCGCTCAGGCATCGCGCTCGCCGGCCTCGCCGCCGCTGCGCTCACGCTGAGCGCCTGCTCCAGCCCCGCCGCAACCGACTCGGGTGATGAGGCGAAGGCCTCGTACAAGATCGGTGTGAGCCAGTTCGTGCAGCACCCCGCGCTCGACGCAGCCACCGCCGGCTTCAAGCAGGCGTTTGACGACGCGGGCGTCGACGTCGAGTGGGACGATCAGAACGCGAACGGCGATCAGGCGACCGCCGTCACCATCGCGCAGGGCTTTGCCTCCTCAGACCTCGACCTCGTGCTCGCGGTGGCGACGCCCGCTGCGCAGACCGCGGCACAGGCAATCACCGACAAGCCGATCCTCTTCACCGCCGTCACCGACGCGGTCGAGGGCCAGCTCGTCGAGTCGAACGAGGCGCCCGGCGGCAACGTCACCGGCACCAGCGACCTCGCGCCCTTCGATGCGCAGCTCGCGCTGCTCAAGGAGGTCGCCCCCGGCGCGAAGAAGGTCGGCATCGTGTACGCATCGGGCGAGGTCAACTCGCAGGTGCAGGTCGATGCCGTGACCGAGGCAGCTGGCCCGCTGGGGCTCGAGGTCGTCACGAAGACCGTCACCACGGCGAACGACATCGCCGCGGCAACCGAGGCGCTCGGAGACGTCGACGCGATCTACGTGCCGACCGACAACATGGTCGTCGCCGGCATCGCATCGCTCGTGCAGGTCGCTGAAGACAAGCAGATCCCCGTCATCGGCGCAGAGGCCGGCACCGTCGAGAGCGGCGCGGTCATCACGCTCGGCATCGACTACACGAAGCTCGGCTACCAGACCGGCGAGATGGCGCTGAAGGTGCTCGAGGGCGCTGACCCTGCGACCATGCCAGTCGAGGTGTCGAACGAGTTCGCGTACGTCGTGAACGAGGGGGCCGCGGAGCGGATGGGCGCAACCATCCCCGAGGCGATCCTCGCCGAGGCCGAAAAGGTCGAATAA
- a CDS encoding ABC transporter ATP-binding protein, whose translation MLSIANISKTFFAGTVNERRALVDLNLELAEGDFVTVIGSNGAGKSTLLNTISGRYPIDAGEIRIDGASVSKLKEFKRARYVGRVFQDPMAGTAPDLTIEQNLALALQRGKRRGLHRGITKARREAFATELESLELGLENRLTAKVGLLSGGQRQALSLLMAGFTQPRILLLDEHTAALDPQRAALVTTLTERIVSEGNLTTLMVTHNMEQAITLGNRLVMMHEGRIVFEANAEEKSKLTVPMLLAEFAKIKGASFDDRALLA comes from the coding sequence ATGCTGAGTATCGCGAACATTTCGAAGACGTTCTTCGCCGGCACCGTCAACGAGCGCCGCGCGTTGGTCGACCTCAATCTGGAGCTCGCCGAGGGCGATTTCGTCACGGTGATCGGCTCCAACGGCGCGGGGAAGTCCACGCTGTTGAATACGATCTCGGGCCGCTATCCGATCGACGCGGGCGAGATCAGGATCGACGGCGCATCCGTCTCGAAGCTGAAGGAATTCAAGCGTGCCCGCTACGTCGGCCGCGTCTTCCAGGATCCGATGGCTGGCACGGCGCCCGACCTCACCATCGAGCAGAACCTCGCCCTCGCCCTGCAGCGCGGCAAGCGCCGCGGGCTGCACCGCGGCATCACGAAGGCCCGCCGCGAGGCGTTCGCCACTGAGCTCGAGTCGCTCGAACTCGGGCTCGAGAACCGCCTCACCGCGAAGGTTGGTCTGCTCTCCGGCGGTCAACGCCAGGCGCTGTCGCTGCTCATGGCTGGGTTCACCCAGCCGCGGATCCTGCTGCTCGACGAGCACACGGCAGCGCTCGACCCTCAGCGCGCCGCGCTCGTGACGACGCTCACCGAGCGCATCGTCTCGGAGGGCAACCTCACGACGCTCATGGTGACCCACAACATGGAGCAGGCGATCACACTCGGCAACCGGCTCGTCATGATGCACGAGGGCCGGATCGTGTTCGAGGCGAACGCCGAGGAGAAGTCGAAGCTCACCGTGCCGATGCTGCTCGCGGAGTTCGCGAAGATCAAGGGCGCGAGCTTCGACGACCGCGCGCTGTTGGCGTAG
- a CDS encoding ABC transporter permease, with protein MIGAIEVGLLYGIFALGVYLTFRVLNFPDLTVDGSLTTGAATAAALIHAGQSPLLATLAGGVTGMIAGAITGILHTKGKIDGLLAGILTMIALWSINLRIMGKSNLPFLREETLISPLREAGWMGKTWYVVLIFLVVVFAIKLLVDWFLSTDLGLAIQATGNNEQMIRSFGVNTDGMKILTLSLSNGLVGLAGALIAQYNGVADISMGIGVILVGLASVILGQALLGQRWIWLATLAVVVGAVLYRIIIFGALRIGFNQDDMKLMTALLVIAALLLPRWGFLKRIPSFKNRGNKRSDTLTQPAPAATTGA; from the coding sequence TTGATTGGCGCAATTGAAGTCGGACTTCTCTACGGCATTTTCGCCCTGGGGGTCTATCTCACGTTTCGCGTGCTGAACTTCCCGGATCTCACGGTCGACGGCAGCCTCACGACGGGCGCCGCGACCGCAGCCGCCCTCATCCACGCGGGCCAGAGTCCGCTGCTGGCGACGCTCGCGGGCGGCGTCACGGGCATGATCGCGGGCGCGATCACCGGCATCCTGCACACGAAGGGCAAGATCGACGGGCTGCTGGCCGGCATCCTCACGATGATCGCGCTCTGGTCGATCAACCTGCGCATCATGGGGAAATCAAATCTCCCGTTCCTCCGCGAGGAGACGCTCATCAGCCCGCTGCGTGAGGCCGGCTGGATGGGCAAGACCTGGTATGTCGTGCTGATCTTCCTCGTGGTGGTGTTCGCGATCAAGCTGCTCGTGGACTGGTTCCTGTCGACCGATCTCGGCCTCGCGATCCAGGCGACGGGCAACAACGAGCAGATGATCCGCTCGTTCGGCGTGAACACCGACGGCATGAAGATCCTCACCCTGTCGCTCTCGAACGGCCTCGTCGGCCTCGCGGGCGCGCTCATTGCGCAGTACAACGGCGTCGCCGACATCAGCATGGGCATCGGCGTGATCCTCGTCGGGCTCGCCTCCGTGATCCTCGGCCAGGCGCTCCTCGGGCAGCGCTGGATCTGGCTCGCCACCCTCGCGGTGGTCGTCGGCGCGGTGCTGTACCGCATCATCATCTTCGGCGCGCTGCGCATCGGCTTCAACCAGGACGACATGAAGCTCATGACCGCCCTGCTCGTGATCGCGGCGCTGCTGCTGCCGCGCTGGGGCTTCCTGAAGCGCATCCCGTCGTTCAAGAACCGCGGGAACAAGCGCTCCGACACCTTGACCCAGCCGGCGCCGGCCGCGACGACGGGAGCGTAA